The Ignavibacteriota bacterium genome contains a region encoding:
- the thiI gene encoding tRNA 4-thiouridine(8) synthase ThiI, whose amino-acid sequence MTIRVFFVFPSSNSYLLSMKPVIVVHHHEITLKRDNRSYFEKQLMKNVRTVLLGFCKSFVLRGGYGRFVIEEIPNEQVDAIAQRLTQVFGLANICIGVKVNQSVDEFNSVAEQLLADRKFSTIKVETKRPDKRFPLTSVEVNTQVGAFLCVKFGVRANLTQPDETLYIEIVEGVAYVYRSKMQGAGGLPVGVSGKVLSLLSAGFDSPVASWRMMKRGCNVNFVHFHSMPYTSQYSVDQVKQLVKILTEYQFQSRLFIVPFADVQNEIVLQAPQHLRVVLYRRFMIRVAETIARQKRAEALVTGEAVGQVASQTLRNIRVIDEAASMPILRPLAGMDKEETMHTARLIGTHDISKEPYDDCCSFLAPRNPATWASPEEVLEAESKLNVPQLLELALSKTTSEIFLVPQLQKEKVNEGK is encoded by the coding sequence ATGACGATACGTGTGTTCTTTGTTTTCCCTTCCTCAAACTCGTATCTTCTTTCCATGAAACCTGTCATCGTCGTTCACCACCACGAAATTACACTCAAGCGGGACAATCGTTCATACTTCGAAAAGCAATTGATGAAGAATGTTCGCACCGTGTTACTCGGATTTTGCAAATCATTTGTTCTGCGCGGCGGCTATGGGCGATTTGTCATTGAAGAAATCCCGAATGAACAAGTTGATGCAATCGCTCAACGTTTGACGCAGGTGTTCGGTCTGGCGAATATTTGTATCGGCGTGAAAGTCAATCAAAGCGTTGATGAGTTTAATTCTGTAGCGGAACAATTACTTGCAGACAGAAAATTTTCCACAATTAAAGTTGAGACGAAGCGACCCGACAAACGATTTCCTCTTACGTCTGTTGAAGTAAACACTCAAGTCGGAGCGTTTCTCTGCGTGAAGTTCGGTGTGCGGGCAAATCTGACACAGCCGGACGAGACACTCTATATCGAGATAGTGGAGGGAGTTGCGTATGTTTATCGCTCGAAAATGCAAGGCGCTGGCGGTTTGCCGGTTGGTGTAAGCGGGAAAGTGCTTTCGCTTCTCTCTGCCGGATTCGATTCGCCGGTCGCTTCATGGCGAATGATGAAGCGGGGATGCAACGTTAACTTTGTCCACTTCCACAGTATGCCGTACACAAGCCAATACTCGGTTGACCAGGTGAAACAGTTGGTGAAGATTTTGACCGAGTATCAATTCCAATCGCGTCTCTTCATCGTTCCGTTTGCAGATGTACAAAACGAAATTGTTCTGCAAGCGCCGCAACACTTGCGCGTGGTTCTTTACCGTCGTTTCATGATTCGTGTTGCTGAAACAATCGCCAGACAAAAGCGAGCGGAAGCATTGGTAACGGGCGAAGCAGTCGGACAAGTTGCATCGCAAACGCTCCGTAACATCCGTGTGATTGATGAAGCCGCATCCATGCCGATTCTCCGTCCGCTTGCCGGTATGGACAAAGAGGAAACGATGCACACTGCCCGACTCATCGGCACGCACGATATTTCCAAAGAGCCGTATGATGATTGCTGTTCGTTCCTCGCGCCGCGCAATCCCGCCACGTGGGCATCGCCGGAAGAAGTTCTTGAAGCAGAATCGAAGTTGAATGTCCCGCAGTTGCTTGAGTTGGCGCTGAGCAAAACAACATCGGAAATATTTCTTGTGCCGCAGTTACAGAAGGAGAAAGTGAATGAAGGAAAATAA
- a CDS encoding type II toxin-antitoxin system RelE/ParE family toxin codes for MREIVFYKTRSGNSPVREFLDELPGKIAQKVTWVLSLIEELDSVPKQYLKKLIGTDDIWEVRVQSGNDVLRLLGFFDGGRFVVLTNGFIKKSQKVPLEEIRLAERRKQEYVTRKKKL; via the coding sequence GTGAGAGAGATAGTATTTTACAAAACACGATCCGGAAATTCACCTGTCCGCGAATTTCTCGATGAACTTCCGGGAAAAATAGCACAGAAGGTAACATGGGTACTATCACTTATTGAAGAACTTGATAGTGTCCCAAAACAATATTTAAAAAAATTAATTGGCACAGATGATATTTGGGAAGTTCGGGTTCAATCGGGGAATGACGTACTACGCCTGTTAGGGTTTTTTGATGGAGGAAGATTTGTTGTTTTGACAAACGGATTTATCAAGAAAAGTCAGAAAGTGCCGCTTGAAGAAATACGACTTGCGGAACGAAGGAAACAAGAATATGTTACACGAAAGAAAAAACTATGA
- a CDS encoding T9SS type A sorting domain-containing protein — protein sequence MKENNIFVLVPTLLRWNEKTNAPRFFRRAELVAVPTETVGTRVWFLTFLLYFLFYGLISAQPFTRELESIPFIFGNDTLAQPFIGGIDGPNHRFVDIDSDGDYDLFVFDADQNVDFYRNEGTPQTFDFKMKLNEITLPQFTAWFYFTDLNGDSKIDLLCDNGGNGISYYKNIGTVHEPDFVLEIQTMLDTSNSQILAGFLSVPSFTDLDGDNDFDFFTSDFNGNIIRYENIGTATTPAFRYADEQFQGIQILNDSCLNNGLSQSSISNARHGGSLFAFADVDGNQSLELFMGDMNSYKLFYIKNHGTATQPDLFCTGDQILPEDAQLTTVYNQPNFVDIDNDHDLDLFVGTFVNMGQSSPPYHSFWFYENQGDSVSPNLQLVTKDFLRTLDVGKNAHPAFADINNDGLSDLVLGTLSGQLSYFKNTGTKTQPAFTLEDSSFSDIGGNFAYAPTFVDINGDGRKDLVLGRFDGQVEIYYGFDSIITIYNYKPDDSLMTGQFAVPAFTDIDGDNDFDLFVGTSNGKIRLYRNNGNTMQFIDTLITSSFQSIDVGENAKPLFVDIDNDDDDDLFIGNSEGKMFFFENDGTGQFTERTNRYADIHGMKESAPAFADVDSDGDLDLFVGTSKGGLQFYRNAKPVGVDESNREPQTPNQIMLFQNYPNPFNPSTNFGFRIANFGLVTLKIFDVLGREVAIVVNETKQAGNYSVSWDASGLPSGVYIYRLSTGQKVLSKKLLLVR from the coding sequence ATGAAGGAAAATAATATCTTTGTACTCGTTCCAACGCTCCTGCGTTGGAATGAAAAGACAAACGCTCCGCGTTTTTTCCGCAGAGCGGAATTGGTTGCCGTTCCTACGGAGACCGTAGGAACGAGAGTTTGGTTTTTGACTTTCCTATTGTATTTCCTTTTTTATGGTTTGATATCTGCCCAACCCTTTACCCGCGAACTCGAATCCATCCCCTTCATTTTTGGCAACGACACACTTGCGCAACCCTTTATCGGTGGAATTGACGGACCGAATCACCGTTTTGTTGATATAGATTCCGATGGCGATTATGATTTATTTGTGTTCGATGCCGACCAGAATGTAGATTTCTACCGAAACGAAGGAACTCCTCAAACGTTTGATTTCAAAATGAAATTGAATGAAATCACTCTTCCTCAGTTTACCGCGTGGTTTTATTTTACCGACCTGAACGGCGATTCCAAAATTGACCTCTTATGCGATAACGGCGGAAACGGAATCAGTTACTACAAAAATATTGGAACGGTTCACGAACCGGATTTCGTTCTCGAAATACAGACGATGCTCGACACATCGAACAGTCAGATTCTTGCCGGGTTCCTCAGCGTTCCTTCCTTCACTGACCTTGACGGTGACAACGATTTTGATTTCTTCACCAGTGATTTTAACGGCAACATCATCCGTTACGAAAACATCGGCACGGCGACAACTCCTGCATTTCGTTATGCTGATGAACAGTTTCAGGGAATTCAAATATTAAATGATTCATGTTTGAATAATGGATTGAGTCAGTCATCAATCTCAAATGCAAGACACGGGGGAAGTCTCTTCGCATTCGCGGATGTTGATGGGAATCAGTCGCTTGAATTATTTATGGGTGACATGAACTCGTACAAACTGTTCTACATTAAAAATCATGGAACGGCAACTCAACCCGATTTATTTTGTACCGGAGACCAGATATTGCCTGAGGATGCTCAGCTCACAACTGTTTATAATCAACCGAACTTTGTGGATATTGATAACGACCACGACCTCGATTTGTTTGTCGGAACGTTTGTGAACATGGGACAATCGTCTCCGCCCTATCACTCATTCTGGTTTTATGAAAATCAGGGAGATTCTGTTTCGCCGAATCTTCAACTTGTGACAAAAGATTTTCTCAGAACGCTCGATGTCGGGAAGAATGCTCATCCCGCGTTTGCTGATATCAACAACGATGGCTTGTCCGACCTTGTGCTTGGAACGTTGAGTGGACAACTTTCGTATTTCAAAAATACAGGAACGAAGACACAACCTGCGTTTACACTGGAAGACTCCTCCTTCTCCGATATCGGTGGAAATTTCGCGTACGCCCCCACGTTTGTTGATATCAACGGAGACGGAAGAAAAGATTTGGTTCTCGGACGATTCGACGGACAGGTGGAAATCTATTATGGATTTGATTCAATCATAACAATTTATAATTACAAGCCGGATGATTCACTAATGACGGGACAATTTGCCGTCCCGGCGTTTACTGATATTGATGGTGATAATGATTTCGATTTGTTTGTGGGAACATCAAACGGGAAAATTCGATTGTACCGGAACAACGGTAATACAATGCAATTTATAGATACACTCATTACTTCATCGTTTCAATCCATAGATGTCGGAGAAAATGCAAAACCATTGTTTGTTGATATTGATAATGACGATGACGACGATTTGTTCATCGGCAACTCGGAGGGGAAAATGTTTTTCTTTGAAAATGATGGAACGGGTCAATTTACAGAACGAACAAATCGTTATGCGGACATTCATGGTATGAAAGAATCCGCCCCTGCGTTTGCTGATGTTGATAGCGACGGCGACCTTGATTTGTTTGTCGGAACATCGAAAGGTGGATTACAATTCTATCGAAACGCTAAGCCGGTTGGAGTGGACGAATCAAACCGGGAACCTCAAACCCCGAACCAAATTATGTTGTTCCAGAATTATCCCAATCCGTTCAACCCCTCGACGAATTTCGGATTTCGGATTGCCAATTTCGGATTGGTTACATTAAAAATATTTGATGTATTGGGACGTGAAGTTGCAATTGTGGTGAATGAAACGAAGCAAGCGGGAAATTACTCAGTTTCTTGGGATGCTTCTGGTTTGCCAAGCGGAGTGTACATTTACAGGCTGAGCACGGGACAGAAAGTACTCAGCAAGAAACTTCTTCTCGTTCGGTAA
- a CDS encoding extracellular solute-binding protein, with the protein MKRYCFVAGLMLFVLTMTFAQQQVTLRLMDWASVDEMPSDELSLAEFKKRYPHINVLYEPSPGRVYEEKILTSLVADEPPDVFLLDSKLIPTFTNKHVLLDLHPYLSKLHIDSSQWFPNVLSIARKGNSLYAFPKGFTPIMVYYNKQLFRTSNISYPTSDWTWNDYLETAKQLTKDTDNDGTVDQYGTAFTNYYYQWIPWIWSAGGDVVDATGFHATGFLNSERTESAIQFLIDLRNKHKVSPDLGTWVQSEKTGTSYALFSNGKLAMLTSGHWLMPKFVKYIQDGTLDIGVAPLPRHPDANKVNVMYESGWCVPVNTKYPEEAVLLASFMAGEITARVRSSQRLEIPAVISVAEENVKTDATGLEQVFFDEVQYCRQPWGSLIERFSEIEWTLQDAVDEVMVNGKPLHETMTKYSARVDKELAEIRSHEATEFKPMKEQSEILWFLLMVSGFWLVVSVLLYLKTKNNKRKTLRTAYSFLAPSILHLIVFMFTPIAFSAYLSMHRWDVVVPDKPFIGLDNFSEMLNDPLFWNAFKNTFVYSLNVPVGMLVSLAVALMLHKRLKGLGFLRTLYFLPSVSSFVAIALVWMWMYHPSFGAANFLLMSFGFEPSQWLNSEKTAMLSVMIFSIWLGLGYQMVIFLAGLQGIPEELYDAATIDGASTGQCFWKITFPLLKPTTFFILVTSLISSFQVFTSIYVMTAGGPVRSTDVIVYHIYQAAWEQLRMGYASAMSWVLFVLIMFVTWLQFRLLGKEVEY; encoded by the coding sequence ATGAAACGATATTGCTTTGTTGCCGGGTTGATGTTGTTCGTGTTGACGATGACATTCGCCCAGCAACAGGTAACGCTTCGTCTCATGGATTGGGCAAGTGTAGATGAAATGCCGAGTGATGAACTCTCGCTTGCAGAATTCAAGAAACGGTATCCACACATCAATGTCTTGTACGAACCGAGCCCGGGGCGTGTGTATGAAGAAAAAATTTTGACCTCGCTTGTCGCCGATGAGCCGCCAGATGTTTTTCTGCTCGACTCGAAACTGATTCCGACGTTCACCAACAAACACGTCCTCCTCGACCTTCATCCCTACCTCTCCAAACTTCATATTGATTCTTCTCAGTGGTTCCCGAATGTGTTGAGCATTGCGCGGAAAGGAAATTCGCTCTACGCATTTCCCAAGGGCTTCACGCCTATCATGGTCTATTACAACAAACAACTGTTTCGCACATCAAACATCTCATATCCCACATCAGATTGGACATGGAACGATTATCTTGAGACAGCAAAACAACTTACCAAAGATACAGACAACGACGGAACGGTTGACCAGTACGGAACAGCGTTCACCAATTATTACTACCAGTGGATTCCCTGGATTTGGTCGGCGGGAGGAGATGTTGTTGATGCAACCGGGTTTCATGCTACGGGATTTCTCAATTCGGAAAGAACGGAATCTGCAATTCAGTTTCTCATAGACTTGAGAAACAAGCACAAGGTCTCGCCCGATTTGGGAACATGGGTACAATCGGAAAAAACGGGAACAAGTTACGCGCTCTTCTCGAACGGAAAACTCGCAATGCTGACAAGCGGTCATTGGTTGATGCCGAAATTTGTGAAGTACATTCAGGACGGGACACTCGATATCGGAGTTGCGCCGTTGCCACGCCATCCCGACGCCAACAAAGTAAATGTCATGTATGAATCCGGCTGGTGCGTTCCGGTGAACACAAAATATCCGGAAGAAGCGGTGTTGCTTGCCTCGTTCATGGCGGGAGAAATTACAGCGCGTGTCCGTTCTTCACAACGACTCGAAATTCCTGCCGTCATTTCCGTCGCTGAAGAGAATGTAAAAACTGATGCAACCGGGTTAGAACAAGTTTTTTTTGATGAAGTACAATATTGCCGCCAACCGTGGGGTTCACTCATCGAACGGTTCAGTGAAATCGAATGGACATTACAGGATGCAGTTGACGAAGTAATGGTCAACGGCAAACCGCTCCATGAAACGATGACGAAGTATTCCGCACGCGTTGACAAAGAACTTGCCGAGATTCGGAGTCACGAAGCGACGGAGTTTAAGCCGATGAAAGAACAGTCGGAAATACTCTGGTTTCTGCTGATGGTTTCAGGTTTCTGGTTAGTGGTTTCAGTGTTATTGTATCTGAAAACGAAAAACAACAAACGAAAAACTCTCCGAACTGCGTATTCGTTTCTCGCTCCTTCGATTCTACATCTTATCGTCTTTATGTTTACGCCCATCGCGTTCTCCGCGTATTTAAGTATGCACCGGTGGGATGTTGTTGTGCCGGATAAACCGTTCATCGGGCTTGATAATTTTTCTGAAATGCTGAACGACCCGTTGTTTTGGAACGCGTTCAAAAACACGTTTGTCTATTCGCTCAACGTTCCGGTTGGAATGCTCGTTTCGCTTGCGGTTGCGCTGATGCTACACAAGCGATTGAAAGGATTGGGATTTCTCCGCACGCTCTATTTTCTCCCAAGCGTCTCCTCCTTCGTTGCCATTGCGTTGGTGTGGATGTGGATGTATCATCCGAGTTTCGGCGCGGCGAACTTCCTCCTGATGAGTTTCGGCTTCGAACCGTCACAATGGTTGAACTCGGAAAAGACAGCGATGCTCTCGGTGATGATTTTTTCTATCTGGCTTGGACTTGGTTACCAGATGGTAATTTTTCTTGCCGGCTTGCAAGGCATCCCCGAAGAACTGTACGACGCGGCAACGATAGACGGCGCAAGTACCGGACAATGTTTCTGGAAAATTACTTTTCCGCTTCTGAAGCCGACAACGTTTTTTATTCTTGTTACGTCACTCATCAGTTCGTTTCAGGTCTTCACTTCAATCTATGTAATGACAGCGGGAGGACCGGTTCGGAGTACCGATGTCATTGTCTATCATATTTATCAGGCGGCGTGGGAACAGTTACGGATGGGCTACGCCTCCGCAATGTCGTGGGTTCTCTTCGTTCTCATCATGTTCGTAACGTGGCTTCAGTTTCGGTTACTCGGAAAAGAAGTGGAATACTAA
- the rnhA gene encoding ribonuclease HI produces MKKESIIIYCDGACSGNQFSKNKGGWGVVLKYGSHVKELYGGETNTTNQRMELTACIKALEAIKQKEIPIEIFTDSAYLVNCFGQRWFEKWERNGWKNAHKKPVENKELWQRLLELVNEYKPTINKVKGHAGVELNERADELARLGIEEMK; encoded by the coding sequence ATGAAAAAAGAATCCATTATCATTTACTGCGACGGCGCCTGTTCCGGCAATCAGTTCTCGAAAAATAAAGGGGGCTGGGGAGTTGTATTGAAATATGGGAGTCACGTGAAAGAATTGTATGGTGGAGAAACCAACACGACGAACCAACGGATGGAGTTGACCGCGTGCATCAAAGCGCTGGAAGCAATCAAACAAAAAGAAATACCAATTGAAATCTTTACCGATAGCGCATACCTTGTCAATTGCTTCGGGCAACGATGGTTTGAAAAATGGGAACGGAACGGCTGGAAAAACGCGCATAAGAAACCGGTCGAGAATAAAGAACTGTGGCAACGATTGCTCGAACTTGTAAACGAGTACAAGCCGACCATCAACAAAGTGAAAGGGCACGCGGGGGTTGAGTTGAACGAGCGTGCGGATGAGTTGGCGAGATTGGGGATTGAGGAGATGAAATAG
- a CDS encoding HAMP domain-containing protein yields the protein MRSSFKNLSVGYKILLVVIVIVLLGEIVFTAFALHYSREFLIKEMQQTLVGFSRTVALDIARGYEVSNTRSLYSLLDELEHFDTRIISLSVIDSTGSITADLESEHLFTHDSSNAVSFVLQNKTSFVEFDEETKRAVTAVPVVTSHAGMLIGVFKATFSIEELYEVLSSLQTLITIVSVVVFIFLIISILTITRVIIVKPLQDFLPALERIEKGDFSLALPVKNNDEINVLAKHVNRMASGLKEREFVKDTFSRYVPKEVVDQIMEKKIRPHLEGELRNVTVFFSDIRGFTKMTERLGAEQIVKMLNRYFTAMTEVVLQFEGIIDKFAGDEIMVVFGAPVHHDDDPLRAVRMGLAMQKRMQSLNEEFAKEGMEKISIGIGINSGTAIAGNIGSEKRLTYSVIGDDVNLASRLVERAGPREIIISDATHELVKEYFHCKSLGELNVKGKTHPVAMYLVMEEQISKS from the coding sequence GTGAGGAGTTCGTTCAAGAATCTTTCTGTCGGATACAAGATTCTTCTCGTTGTCATCGTTATTGTACTTCTTGGGGAAATCGTGTTTACGGCGTTTGCCTTGCATTACAGCCGCGAGTTTCTCATCAAGGAGATGCAACAAACGCTGGTTGGTTTTTCGAGAACAGTCGCACTCGATATTGCCCGAGGGTATGAGGTCAGCAATACGCGGAGTTTGTACAGCCTGCTTGATGAACTGGAACATTTCGATACGCGCATCATTTCTCTTTCGGTGATTGATTCGACAGGAAGCATAACGGCAGACCTTGAAAGCGAACACCTTTTCACTCACGATTCTTCAAATGCTGTATCGTTCGTACTTCAGAACAAAACTTCGTTCGTGGAGTTTGATGAGGAAACAAAGCGCGCTGTTACCGCCGTCCCTGTTGTAACTTCTCATGCCGGAATGCTGATTGGTGTATTCAAAGCAACATTCTCTATTGAAGAATTGTATGAAGTCCTTTCTTCGCTTCAAACGCTGATTACCATTGTCTCGGTTGTCGTTTTTATTTTTTTGATTATCAGCATCCTCACTATTACAAGAGTTATTATCGTCAAGCCATTGCAAGATTTTTTGCCTGCGCTTGAGCGAATAGAAAAGGGAGATTTCTCACTTGCATTGCCGGTGAAAAATAACGATGAGATCAATGTGCTTGCCAAACATGTCAACCGGATGGCTTCGGGATTGAAAGAGCGGGAGTTTGTGAAAGATACATTCTCGCGCTACGTTCCGAAAGAAGTCGTTGACCAAATTATGGAAAAGAAAATCCGTCCGCATCTTGAAGGAGAACTTCGGAACGTAACGGTTTTCTTCAGTGATATTCGCGGCTTCACGAAAATGACGGAACGGCTCGGCGCAGAGCAAATCGTGAAAATGCTCAACCGGTATTTTACTGCAATGACGGAAGTTGTTTTGCAATTTGAAGGCATCATTGATAAATTCGCCGGTGATGAAATCATGGTTGTGTTCGGCGCGCCGGTGCATCACGATGATGACCCTCTGCGTGCAGTTAGAATGGGACTTGCGATGCAGAAACGTATGCAATCGCTCAACGAAGAATTCGCGAAAGAAGGAATGGAAAAAATCAGCATCGGCATCGGCATCAATTCCGGCACTGCCATCGCAGGGAACATCGGTTCGGAAAAGCGGCTCACCTATTCTGTTATCGGAGATGACGTGAACCTTGCCTCGCGATTGGTAGAGCGGGCAGGACCGAGGGAAATCATCATCAGCGATGCGACACACGAGTTGGTGAAAGAATATTTCCATTGCAAATCGCTCGGTGAATTGAATGTAAAAGGGAAAACACATCCTGTTGCGATGTATTTAGTAATGGAAGAACAAATTTCAAAAAGTTGA
- a CDS encoding helix-turn-helix transcriptional regulator, whose translation MSDLQRYIQQRKNKDKEFAEEYDAGYTDFKIGILLRQFREELGLTQDDIARKLKTRRSAISRIENHADEIRLSMLKRYAKVIGKKVRVELA comes from the coding sequence ATGAGTGACTTACAACGATACATACAGCAACGAAAGAACAAGGATAAAGAATTTGCTGAAGAGTACGATGCCGGATATACCGATTTCAAAATAGGAATTCTTCTTCGACAGTTCAGAGAAGAATTGGGGTTAACGCAAGACGACATTGCCCGAAAGTTGAAAACGCGAAGGTCTGCAATTTCGAGAATTGAAAACCATGCAGACGAAATACGGCTTTCGATGTTGAAGAGGTATGCAAAAGTTATTGGAAAAAAAGTACGGGTAGAATTGGCGTGA
- a CDS encoding histidine kinase, which yields MSTSNTETNISPSHRRTFWWLLSGVWLILSIFMTSQLVLRTADGKYPVDWLNGLSLEILYCLQWVALSPITLWLARKFPLQSKKFFAGLLVHLAVGTAMSALTMAGRTVLTTIFMYKFAIPVTFERVLSNMTEALDYGVMSYLLNMLFSYSFVFYTQVREREIRAAQLENELGRAQLLALKMQLHPHFFFNTLNTISVLIRKQENNLAVEMIAKLSKFLRYTLDKTNTQEVTLEEELSAIDLYLEIQKVRFQENLSIKRTISSDVLSTKVPTLILQPLVENALQHGIAKRERGGILELSAERMNGKVHITISDNGPGITSDLQKLKHHGIGLQNSESRLQKLYGSSFEFELKSKPEGGALVHIALPFRER from the coding sequence ATGAGTACATCAAACACAGAAACCAACATTTCCCCTTCGCATCGCCGCACCTTCTGGTGGTTATTGAGCGGAGTGTGGCTCATCCTCTCCATCTTCATGACAAGCCAACTCGTCCTTCGCACGGCAGATGGGAAATATCCCGTTGATTGGCTGAACGGTCTGAGTTTAGAGATATTGTACTGTTTGCAATGGGTTGCTCTTTCGCCGATTACTCTCTGGCTCGCACGAAAGTTTCCGTTGCAAAGCAAAAAGTTCTTTGCCGGGTTGCTTGTTCATCTTGCAGTCGGGACGGCTATGTCTGCGCTGACGATGGCAGGACGAACCGTGTTGACAACAATCTTCATGTACAAGTTCGCAATTCCGGTAACGTTCGAGCGTGTGTTGAGTAACATGACAGAAGCGCTCGATTACGGTGTGATGAGTTACTTGCTGAACATGTTATTCAGCTACTCGTTTGTGTTTTATACGCAGGTGCGGGAACGGGAAATCCGAGCCGCACAATTGGAAAATGAACTTGGCAGAGCGCAACTGCTTGCGCTGAAAATGCAACTCCATCCACATTTCTTTTTCAACACGCTGAATACGATTTCCGTCTTGATTCGGAAGCAGGAGAACAACCTTGCTGTGGAGATGATTGCAAAGTTAAGCAAGTTCCTCCGCTACACGCTCGATAAAACGAATACTCAGGAAGTTACGCTGGAAGAAGAACTGAGTGCAATAGATTTGTATCTGGAAATTCAGAAAGTTCGCTTTCAGGAGAACCTCAGTATTAAGCGAACAATTTCTTCCGATGTGTTAAGCACGAAAGTCCCGACGCTGATTTTACAACCGCTTGTCGAGAACGCGCTTCAACATGGAATCGCAAAACGGGAACGGGGCGGCATCCTCGAACTCTCCGCAGAACGAATGAACGGAAAAGTCCACATCACCATATCCGATAACGGTCCCGGGATAACATCTGATTTGCAGAAATTAAAACATCATGGCATCGGTTTGCAAAACTCAGAATCACGACTGCAAAAGTTGTATGGTTCTTCGTTCGAGTTTGAATTGAAATCAAAACCGGAAGGCGGAGCTCTTGTTCACATCGCCCTTCCATTTCGCGAACGTTGA